The following proteins come from a genomic window of Natronosalvus vescus:
- a CDS encoding succinylglutamate desuccinylase/aspartoacylase family protein, with product MKIGSVQCESGTRTTGYLEVTTLPTGGAERLPVVVARGEGDGPTLWITGGIHGNEMTGVAAVQDVLTNGVPDGLRGTVVCVPMCNPSGIRRLERTSSYHDDDPNRFFPAADAADTTGKRVQELIDERLYEEIVDSADALLDLHTAQVGSVPFVIRDRVLYGTHRDEAAARDLAGRLDGLARATELPLVNEYPAEEYADRNLHRSTAGAVLNEAGIPALTLELGGHDAIEEGSRAAGVAAVYRAMRHLEMLPSVPESIAGADPGFESPVSFPVRRFVGPRAESVGICRPQIETGTAFEAEEAVADVVSPHGDCVETLSAPHDGYVLGWRSPVTYENDPVSSLAIRDEGDLVTPRS from the coding sequence ATGAAGATTGGTTCAGTACAGTGCGAATCAGGGACGCGAACCACCGGCTATCTCGAAGTCACGACACTACCGACCGGTGGAGCTGAACGCCTGCCCGTCGTGGTCGCTCGCGGCGAAGGCGATGGGCCGACGCTGTGGATCACCGGCGGCATCCACGGGAACGAGATGACGGGCGTGGCCGCGGTGCAGGACGTCCTCACCAACGGCGTTCCCGATGGGTTACGGGGCACCGTCGTCTGCGTTCCCATGTGCAACCCCTCCGGGATCAGGCGGCTCGAGCGTACCTCCTCGTATCACGACGACGATCCCAATCGGTTTTTCCCGGCGGCCGATGCGGCGGATACGACCGGGAAGCGAGTGCAGGAACTGATCGACGAGCGGCTGTACGAGGAAATCGTCGACTCCGCGGACGCCCTGCTGGATCTGCACACCGCCCAGGTGGGCTCCGTGCCGTTCGTCATCCGCGACCGCGTCCTCTACGGCACCCATCGCGACGAAGCGGCGGCCCGCGACCTGGCCGGCCGACTCGACGGCCTTGCTCGAGCGACGGAACTCCCGCTGGTCAACGAGTACCCCGCCGAGGAGTACGCCGACCGTAATCTCCACCGCTCGACCGCCGGTGCCGTGCTCAACGAGGCAGGGATTCCCGCGTTGACGCTCGAGCTGGGCGGGCACGATGCGATCGAGGAAGGGAGTCGTGCGGCCGGCGTAGCCGCTGTCTACCGAGCGATGAGGCACCTCGAGATGCTGCCGTCGGTTCCCGAATCGATAGCGGGGGCCGATCCAGGGTTCGAGTCGCCGGTGTCGTTCCCCGTCAGGCGGTTCGTCGGGCCGCGTGCCGAGTCGGTGGGTATCTGTCGACCTCAGATCGAGACCGGAACCGCGTTCGAGGCCGAGGAGGCGGTTGCCGATGTGGTGTCGCCTCACGGGGATTGCGTCGAGACGCTTTCGGCACCCCACGATGGGTACGTCCTGGGGTGGCGCTCGCCGGTGACCTACGAGAACGATCCGGTCTCGAGTCTGGCGATTCGTGACGAAGGTGACCTCGTCACACCCCGTTCGTGA
- a CDS encoding PAS domain S-box protein — MPDSGARRSTANGTLLYVDPTDRSPRTVEALESSCPGLEVTAVETAADAISTLGDQRVDCVVVASPLSRSDSLSFTRTVRRTYPETPVILYASDGSEAFAATAIDAGVSAYVPAVTDSDARKTAGTDTAALQTLCTRVIDVLADDAENRFGRVDAMHDVALEFESCHDPDGVYQLAVEAMVHVLESDASALYIESDGQLRPAAVAGEIVSELSKSFEVSEGVVGSTYRSGESSIVHHVDTGAEAKPVDERIRSGVSVPVGSFGVLQAAATDPASFTERDRTLAELLAAHVTAAISRIRSEKAVRRERDRFAALFENVPDAVAFLGTAGSDTIVDVNPAFERLFGYDRSEVIGDKLDEHVLPDGIEAVDVYDTVGVGEVISAEVTRQTANGPREFFARGFAVELDDTVYEYAIYTDITEQKRWETELEQYRTLVETVGDPMYILDTDGTIEVANDAMIDAVGTTREAVIGAHPLEFMPQEAVARGQQILYEIIDDDERTWGTFELTFTSTDGEEHVAEANIAPIADEEGTLIKSVGVIRDIGDRKEREQRIRALHDGTRRLMAAANADEVARVGCDIADEILDYQLNGIHRYDPEVDGLVPVAVSEGVRELFGEPPIIERNGGLAWDAYEAGQPIAHGDVRYQNGVQNPETPIRSEAHLPLGEYGLLLVASVDRNDFDEESLALANILAANVEAAIERAERESELDARRQELERQNERLEEFAGTVSHDLRNPLTLATGHLDLIADRATDDMGITDSLEEIEWALERMDELIDDVLALARSGRNLTDPESLALEDVVRQAGRTVDPDLGIEIEGTLPTVMADENRVLVFFENLFRNAIEHVGEDVTVTVGVTETGFYVADNGPGIPPEERSSVLESGYTTHPEGTGFGLAIVTEVAEAHGWDVMIAESEQGGARFDVEIRPAVAGDPSDQAGAVDDADHARRIDSE; from the coding sequence ATGCCCGACTCCGGAGCGCGGCGGTCGACGGCCAACGGGACGCTCCTGTATGTCGACCCCACCGACCGCTCACCTCGCACCGTCGAGGCCCTCGAGTCGTCGTGCCCTGGGCTCGAAGTGACGGCCGTCGAAACCGCCGCAGACGCCATCTCGACCCTCGGTGACCAACGGGTCGATTGCGTTGTGGTCGCGTCGCCACTCTCCCGATCGGACAGCCTCTCGTTTACTCGAACCGTTCGGCGAACGTACCCGGAAACGCCGGTCATTCTGTACGCGAGCGACGGCTCCGAAGCGTTCGCCGCTACGGCAATCGACGCGGGTGTTTCTGCGTACGTGCCCGCGGTGACCGATTCGGACGCTCGAAAGACAGCTGGCACCGACACTGCCGCGCTCCAGACGCTCTGTACACGCGTCATCGACGTACTGGCCGACGACGCCGAAAACCGGTTCGGCCGCGTCGACGCGATGCACGACGTCGCCCTCGAGTTCGAATCCTGCCACGACCCCGACGGAGTCTATCAGTTGGCCGTCGAGGCGATGGTACACGTCCTCGAGAGCGACGCCAGTGCCCTCTACATCGAATCCGACGGTCAATTACGCCCCGCCGCCGTTGCTGGCGAGATCGTGTCGGAACTGTCGAAATCGTTCGAGGTGAGCGAAGGCGTGGTCGGAAGCACCTATCGATCCGGGGAGTCCTCGATCGTCCACCACGTCGACACCGGTGCGGAGGCGAAACCGGTCGACGAACGAATTCGTTCGGGGGTCAGCGTCCCCGTTGGCTCGTTCGGCGTGTTGCAGGCGGCAGCCACGGATCCGGCGTCGTTCACCGAACGCGATCGAACCCTCGCCGAGTTACTCGCCGCACACGTCACCGCTGCGATTTCCCGGATCCGATCCGAGAAGGCGGTTCGTCGCGAGCGAGACCGATTCGCCGCGTTGTTCGAGAACGTGCCGGACGCCGTCGCCTTCCTGGGGACGGCGGGATCGGACACCATCGTCGACGTCAACCCCGCCTTCGAACGACTCTTCGGCTACGATCGCTCCGAGGTGATCGGCGACAAGCTCGACGAACACGTGTTACCGGACGGCATCGAAGCGGTCGACGTCTACGACACAGTCGGTGTCGGCGAAGTCATTTCCGCCGAAGTCACTCGCCAGACGGCAAACGGCCCCCGGGAGTTCTTCGCTCGCGGCTTCGCGGTCGAACTCGACGATACGGTTTACGAATACGCCATTTACACCGACATCACCGAGCAAAAACGGTGGGAGACCGAACTCGAGCAGTATCGGACGCTCGTCGAAACGGTCGGTGATCCGATGTACATTCTCGATACCGATGGGACGATCGAAGTGGCAAACGACGCGATGATCGACGCCGTCGGGACGACCCGCGAGGCGGTGATCGGTGCACACCCCCTCGAATTCATGCCACAAGAGGCGGTCGCACGTGGCCAACAGATACTGTACGAAATCATCGACGACGACGAGCGCACGTGGGGGACGTTCGAACTCACCTTTACCAGCACCGATGGGGAAGAACACGTCGCCGAGGCGAACATCGCACCGATTGCCGACGAAGAGGGTACCCTCATCAAAAGCGTCGGCGTGATTCGCGACATCGGCGACCGAAAGGAACGGGAACAACGAATCCGAGCGTTGCACGACGGTACCCGCCGACTCATGGCCGCGGCAAACGCCGACGAGGTCGCCAGAGTTGGGTGTGACATCGCCGACGAAATCCTCGATTACCAGCTCAACGGGATTCACCGATACGATCCCGAAGTCGACGGTCTGGTTCCGGTCGCGGTCTCGGAGGGTGTTCGCGAGCTGTTCGGCGAGCCACCGATTATCGAGCGCAATGGCGGGCTCGCCTGGGATGCCTACGAGGCTGGACAGCCGATTGCCCACGGCGACGTCCGGTATCAGAACGGAGTACAGAACCCGGAGACGCCAATTCGAAGCGAAGCACACCTTCCCCTCGGCGAGTACGGCCTCTTGTTGGTCGCGTCGGTCGACCGCAACGACTTCGACGAGGAATCACTCGCGCTCGCGAACATCCTCGCGGCGAACGTCGAGGCGGCAATCGAACGAGCCGAACGCGAGAGCGAACTGGACGCACGTCGCCAGGAACTCGAACGCCAGAACGAACGACTCGAGGAGTTCGCCGGGACGGTCTCCCACGACCTCAGAAACCCGCTCACGCTCGCGACGGGACACCTCGATCTGATCGCCGACCGGGCGACCGACGATATGGGCATCACTGACTCCCTCGAGGAGATCGAGTGGGCGCTCGAGCGGATGGACGAACTCATCGACGACGTGCTCGCCCTCGCCCGAAGCGGCCGAAACCTCACCGATCCCGAGTCCCTCGCTCTCGAGGACGTCGTCCGGCAGGCCGGACGCACCGTCGACCCGGATCTCGGGATCGAGATCGAGGGCACGTTACCGACGGTGATGGCCGACGAGAACCGGGTGCTCGTTTTCTTCGAGAACCTCTTTCGGAACGCGATCGAACACGTTGGCGAGGACGTCACCGTGACCGTCGGCGTGACCGAAACGGGATTTTACGTCGCCGACAACGGGCCAGGGATTCCACCGGAGGAACGGTCATCAGTGCTCGAGTCTGGCTACACGACCCATCCAGAAGGCACAGGGTTTGGACTGGCGATCGTTACCGAAGTCGCGGAGGCTCACGGCTGGGACGTGATGATCGCCGAGAGCGAACAGGGTGGTGCCCGCTTCGACGTCGAGATCAGACCCGCCGTCGCTGGCGACCCGAGCGACCAGGCTGGTGCCGTGGACGATGCCGATCACGCCCGCCGAATCGATTCGGAGTGA